A stretch of the Thermoanaerobaculia bacterium genome encodes the following:
- a CDS encoding sulfatase-like hydrolase/transferase, which translates to MHPSAASARLPLTRSTRPGLPARFRIAVGLGLFFVVLATLTRLALVVAGRGELPHSIATLGRIFAAGALLDLWVAAWCLLPWVLYLALLPERWWQARWQRVALAAGLACTLFGALFSAVAEWFFFEEFDSRFNFVAVDYLLYPTEVVTNIWQSYPTGRILTALAALVLGLTFALRRPLARAWERPTPFRERFALLLAHAGILAVLALSVSPRPLVEHSPDRLVRELTSNGTYAFGEALLGLDAPYDGFYATRDETRTHERLEVLLAEAASTPVALAPNSSARAIRAIQTIAPEHPWNVVLLLEESLGAEFIGALHPGQLPDGDLSLTPEFDALAREGTLFTQAYATGNRTIRAIEATTSSLPPLPGAPIVSRRGAEDLFTLPGVLGQNGYQTLFVYGGRALFDGMGPYLSANGVQRIVEQSDFPADEFRTAWGVSDQAILDRALTEMDAMEQTGKPFFTMILSVSNHRPYAYPPGTIEPLPGLKRRQNVVRYADWAIGRFFRAAREKSYYDHTLFVVMGDHGARVYGAATIPLGSYEVPILMVAPGLLPEGARIDTLASSLDVPPTILALLGLSYPSRFFGHDLLHTRPEDGRALLVHNGDIALMRNGRIAILGLHQQEDVFEVDRKSGEFLRADASTPLSRELVDDAIAYFQSADHLVRSGGYGL; encoded by the coding sequence ATGCACCCGTCCGCCGCTTCCGCGCGCCTCCCCCTGACCCGCTCCACCCGCCCCGGCCTTCCGGCGCGCTTCCGCATCGCTGTCGGTCTGGGCCTCTTCTTCGTCGTTCTCGCCACCCTCACCCGCCTCGCCCTGGTCGTCGCCGGGCGCGGCGAGCTCCCGCACTCGATCGCCACCCTCGGCCGGATCTTCGCCGCCGGCGCCCTGCTCGACCTCTGGGTCGCCGCCTGGTGCCTCCTGCCCTGGGTGCTCTATCTCGCTCTCCTCCCCGAGCGTTGGTGGCAGGCGCGCTGGCAGAGGGTGGCGCTCGCCGCAGGCCTCGCCTGCACCCTCTTCGGCGCTCTGTTCAGTGCCGTTGCGGAGTGGTTCTTCTTCGAGGAGTTCGACAGCCGGTTCAACTTCGTCGCCGTCGACTATCTGCTCTACCCGACGGAGGTGGTCACCAACATCTGGCAGAGCTATCCCACGGGGAGAATTCTCACCGCCCTGGCGGCGCTCGTCCTGGGCCTCACCTTCGCCCTGCGCCGGCCCCTGGCACGCGCCTGGGAGCGTCCGACACCGTTCCGGGAGAGGTTCGCGCTGCTCCTCGCCCACGCCGGCATCCTCGCCGTACTCGCGCTCTCGGTCTCGCCTCGCCCCCTCGTCGAGCACTCGCCCGACCGTCTGGTGCGCGAGCTGACCTCGAACGGCACCTACGCCTTCGGCGAGGCCCTCCTCGGCCTCGACGCCCCGTACGACGGCTTCTACGCCACCCGCGACGAGACCCGAACGCACGAGCGGCTGGAAGTGCTGCTCGCCGAAGCGGCCTCGACGCCGGTCGCCCTCGCCCCGAACTCGAGCGCCCGCGCCATCCGCGCCATCCAGACGATCGCACCGGAGCATCCCTGGAACGTGGTCCTGCTGCTCGAGGAGAGCCTGGGCGCGGAGTTCATCGGGGCGCTGCATCCCGGCCAGCTTCCAGACGGCGATCTCTCCCTCACCCCCGAATTCGACGCCCTCGCCCGCGAAGGGACGCTCTTCACCCAGGCCTACGCAACCGGCAACCGGACGATCCGGGCGATCGAGGCCACGACCTCCTCGCTGCCGCCCCTTCCCGGGGCGCCGATCGTCTCGCGCCGCGGCGCAGAGGATCTCTTCACCCTGCCCGGCGTGCTCGGCCAGAACGGCTACCAGACGCTCTTCGTCTACGGCGGCCGGGCGCTCTTCGACGGCATGGGCCCCTATCTCTCGGCCAACGGCGTCCAACGCATCGTCGAGCAGAGCGACTTCCCCGCCGACGAGTTCCGCACCGCCTGGGGGGTTTCGGACCAGGCGATTCTCGACCGCGCGCTCACCGAGATGGACGCCATGGAGCAGACCGGGAAGCCCTTCTTCACCATGATCCTCTCGGTTTCGAACCACCGGCCGTACGCCTACCCTCCGGGCACCATCGAGCCCCTGCCGGGGCTCAAGCGTCGCCAGAACGTGGTGCGCTACGCCGACTGGGCGATCGGGCGCTTCTTCCGCGCCGCGCGCGAGAAGTCCTACTACGACCACACTCTCTTCGTGGTCATGGGGGACCACGGCGCCCGCGTCTACGGCGCTGCGACGATTCCGCTCGGGAGCTACGAGGTGCCGATCCTGATGGTGGCGCCGGGCCTGCTGCCGGAAGGCGCCCGAATCGACACCCTGGCCTCGTCGCTCGACGTCCCGCCGACGATCCTCGCGCTCCTCGGTCTCTCCTACCCGTCCCGTTTCTTCGGTCACGACCTGCTGCACACGCGACCGGAGGATGGACGCGCGCTGCTCGTCCACAACGGCGACATCGCCCTGATGCGCAACGGCAGGATCGCCATCCTCGGCCTGCATCAACAGGAGGACGTCTTCGAGGTCGACCGGAAGAGCGGCGAGTTCCTCCGCGCGGATGCCAGCACGCCGCTGTCGCGGGAGCTCGTCGACGACGCCATCGCCTACTTCCAGTCAGCGGACCACCTGGTGAGGAGCGGCGGCTACGGCCTCG
- a CDS encoding AAA family ATPase: protein MYLEHYGFREAPFNITPDPRFLYFSARHREALEHLLYGIRERKGFVQITGEVGAGKTTLCRAALERLGPTFRTALILNPVMSSTQLLRTILVELGLKVPGRTDRVAYLEMLNEFLLAQVPKGEDVVLIIDEAQDLSMELLEQVRLLSNLETDRQKLLQIVLIGQPELKRMLDDSRLRQLRQRITVRYHLDSLSREETELYVYYRLQVAGGNGRPTFSRWAMSRIHRYSGGVPRLINAVCDTALLAGYVEGLDHLSGRLIGRAIRELEGKPS from the coding sequence ATGTACCTCGAGCACTACGGATTCCGGGAGGCACCGTTCAACATCACTCCCGACCCGCGCTTCCTCTACTTTTCCGCCCGGCATCGCGAGGCTCTCGAGCACCTGCTCTACGGCATCCGCGAGCGCAAGGGGTTCGTCCAGATCACCGGCGAGGTCGGCGCCGGCAAGACCACTCTCTGCCGCGCCGCCCTCGAGCGCCTGGGGCCGACGTTCCGCACCGCGCTGATCCTCAACCCGGTGATGTCCTCGACCCAGCTGCTGCGCACCATCCTCGTCGAGCTCGGCCTCAAGGTCCCGGGGAGAACCGATCGCGTCGCCTATCTCGAGATGCTCAACGAGTTCCTGCTCGCCCAGGTGCCGAAAGGCGAGGACGTCGTGCTGATCATCGACGAGGCGCAGGATCTCTCGATGGAGCTGCTGGAACAGGTGCGCCTGCTCTCCAACCTCGAAACCGACCGGCAGAAGCTCCTGCAGATCGTGCTCATCGGCCAGCCCGAGCTCAAGCGGATGCTCGATGACTCGCGCCTGCGCCAGCTCCGGCAGCGGATCACGGTGCGCTACCACCTCGACTCGCTGTCGCGCGAGGAGACCGAGCTCTACGTCTACTATCGCCTGCAGGTTGCCGGCGGCAACGGCCGGCCCACCTTCAGCCGCTGGGCGATGTCGCGCATCCACCGCTACTCCGGGGGGGTGCCGCGGCTGATCAACGCGGTCTGCGACACCGCGCTCCTCGCCGGCTACGTCGAGGGACTGGACCACCTCTCCGGGAGGCTCATCGGCCGCGCCATCCGCGAGCTCGAGGGCAAGCCCTCGTGA
- a CDS encoding HD domain-containing protein → MDRSSAWGIVTEHVAAAGLRRHMLAVEAVMRFYAAKLGEDPDLWGLAGLLHDYDWEIHPTLDAHPKAGIPLLAEAGAPEAVLQAILAHNEEGTGVARRAPIDFGLLASDEVTGLVIAAALVRPSKDVRDVELKSIQKRWKEKSFAAGVDRPHVESATADFSAACFAGGLDLWLHVGNVLAAMQGEAAALELDGRMAKGA, encoded by the coding sequence ATGGATCGTTCGAGCGCCTGGGGCATCGTCACGGAGCACGTCGCGGCGGCGGGATTGCGACGGCACATGCTCGCCGTCGAAGCCGTGATGCGCTTCTACGCCGCGAAGCTCGGCGAGGACCCCGACCTCTGGGGGCTCGCCGGCCTCCTCCACGATTACGACTGGGAGATCCACCCCACCCTCGACGCGCATCCGAAGGCGGGCATCCCTCTGCTCGCGGAGGCGGGAGCGCCGGAGGCGGTCCTGCAGGCGATTCTGGCGCACAACGAGGAGGGCACCGGAGTCGCGCGGCGGGCGCCGATCGATTTCGGCCTCCTGGCCTCGGACGAGGTCACAGGATTGGTGATCGCGGCCGCCCTGGTGCGGCCGTCGAAGGACGTCCGCGACGTCGAGCTCAAGTCGATCCAGAAGCGCTGGAAGGAGAAATCGTTCGCGGCCGGTGTCGACCGGCCCCATGTCGAGAGTGCCACCGCCGACTTCAGCGCCGCCTGCTTCGCCGGCGGCCTCGACCTCTGGCTGCACGTCGGCAACGTCCTCGCCGCAATGCAGGGGGAGGCGGCGGCTCTCGAGCTCGACGGACGGATGGCCAAGGGGGCGTGA
- a CDS encoding aminotransferase class V-fold PLP-dependent enzyme, with product MARFGRSMLAHFALDPAVTYLNHGTVGAPPRRVLAAQQAIRDEIELQPSRYLLRELSEICVGVPRAEPPRLRTAAAEVAAFFGARGEDLVFVDNATTGANAVLRSVALAPGDEILVTSLGYGGVTNAARYVARERGATVREVAIPASTERPEEVVEAIDAALGAQTRLVVVDHIASDSALLLPVAEVAARCRARDVPVLVDGAHAPGSVPLDLPSIGADWYVGNLHKWAWAPRSTAILWARPERQAMLHPPVISWGLDQGFTTEFDLVGTRDPSPWLAAPAALELLAEFGAEEVRAYNHDLAFQAGERLAKRWGTEFRTPRSMVASMVSVPLPERCGGTSAEAGELRDRLLFEDGIELHIAAREGRLAARVAIQIYNDLADVDRLGEAIARR from the coding sequence ATGGCCCGATTCGGCCGTTCGATGCTGGCGCACTTCGCGCTCGACCCCGCCGTCACGTACCTGAACCACGGCACCGTCGGGGCGCCGCCGCGGCGCGTGCTGGCGGCGCAGCAGGCGATCCGCGACGAGATCGAGCTCCAGCCGTCGCGCTACCTGCTGCGCGAGCTTTCGGAGATCTGCGTCGGAGTGCCGCGCGCCGAGCCACCGCGCCTGCGCACCGCGGCGGCGGAGGTGGCGGCCTTCTTCGGCGCGCGCGGCGAGGATCTGGTCTTCGTGGACAACGCGACCACCGGTGCCAACGCCGTTCTGCGCTCCGTGGCGCTCGCGCCCGGAGACGAGATTCTGGTGACCTCGCTCGGCTACGGCGGGGTCACCAATGCGGCGCGCTACGTCGCGCGCGAGCGCGGGGCCACGGTTCGCGAGGTGGCGATTCCGGCATCGACGGAGCGGCCGGAGGAGGTCGTCGAGGCGATCGACGCCGCGCTCGGCGCGCAGACCCGCCTCGTCGTCGTCGACCACATCGCCTCCGACAGCGCGCTTCTCCTGCCGGTCGCGGAGGTGGCGGCGCGTTGCCGGGCGCGTGACGTGCCGGTTCTGGTGGACGGTGCTCACGCGCCGGGGTCGGTTCCCCTCGACCTGCCGTCGATCGGCGCCGACTGGTACGTGGGCAATCTCCACAAGTGGGCCTGGGCACCGCGCAGCACGGCCATCCTCTGGGCGCGCCCGGAGCGCCAGGCGATGCTCCATCCGCCGGTCATCTCCTGGGGGCTCGACCAGGGCTTCACGACCGAGTTCGACCTCGTCGGCACGCGCGATCCGTCGCCGTGGCTCGCGGCGCCGGCGGCGCTCGAGCTCCTGGCCGAGTTCGGGGCCGAAGAGGTCCGGGCCTACAACCACGACCTCGCCTTCCAGGCCGGCGAGCGGCTGGCGAAGCGCTGGGGGACCGAGTTCCGGACGCCGCGCTCGATGGTCGCCTCCATGGTCTCGGTGCCGTTGCCGGAGCGCTGCGGCGGCACGTCCGCGGAGGCCGGGGAACTGCGCGACCGCCTGCTGTTCGAAGACGGCATCGAGCTCCACATCGCGGCGCGGGAAGGGCGGCTCGCCGCCCGGGTCGCGATCCAGATCTACAACGACCTCGCCGACGTCGATCGCCTAGGCGAAGCCATTGCCAGACGCTGA